In the Salarias fasciatus chromosome 13, fSalaFa1.1, whole genome shotgun sequence genome, one interval contains:
- the LOC115398880 gene encoding hydroxycarboxylic acid receptor 2-like, which produces MESVNVSIEMESNTSIHCLNTQQSTDRVVHVFPQIVLITEMIVGLPGSILALWIFCFRLKVWKTHIFFLFNLLLADFLLLASVPFRIDTHLRGGDWVFGRLWCSINLFMLSVNRSASIAFMTVVALDRYFKVVHPHHCINRISLIQARWLSALMWITVILFQIPFLTTDTLHTNGNVSLCHTFLSYKVTPGAMKVHYVAFTAEFFLPWLLLLFCSFRIASHLRQREMDKQKRVRRAIQAVFVISAVFTFCFMPSVITGLLGLCFKAYHPLDCKSYNRIIRLFTLSIGLTYLKSALDPIIYIFSSAMFCAALKKSFSFRRRRQMEGVTQH; this is translated from the coding sequence ATGGAATCTGTGAATGTTTCCATTGAGATGGAAAGCAACACTTCAATACATTGTCTGAACACGCAGCAGAGCACTGATCGAGTAGTACACGTGTTCCCACAAATTGTCCTGATCACTGAGATGATTGTAGGCTTGCCAGGAAGCATACTTGCtttgtggattttctgtttCCGTCTGAAAGTCTGGAAAACCcacattttcttcctcttcaacctgctgctggctgactTCCTGCTCCTCGCCAGCGTGCCCTTCCGCATCGACACCCACCTGCGAGGGGGAGACTGGGTGTTTGGACGACTGTGGTGCTCCATCAACCTCTTCATGCTGTCTGTCAATCGCTCTGCCAGCATTGCCTTCATGACCGTTGTGGCGTTGGACCGTTACTTCAAGGTGGTCCACCCCCACCACTGCATCAACCGAATCAGTCTAATCCAGGCACGCTGGCTTTCTGCGCTCATGTGGATTACCGTGATTCTCTTTCAGATTCCCTTTTTGACCACCGACACTCTACACACAAATGGAAATGTCTCCCTCTGTCATACGTTTCTTTCTTATAAAGTAACCCCGGGAGCGATGAAGGTTCATTATGTGGCCTTCACCGCAGAGTTCTTCCTGCCCTGGCTCTTGCtgcttttctgctcttttcGGATCGCCTCCCACCTCCGCCAGCGGGAAATGGACAAGCAGAAGAGGGTCCGGAGGGCCATTCAGGCAGTGTTTGTGATTAGTGCGGTGTTCACCTTCTGCTTCATGCCAAGTGTTATCACAGGCTTGCTGGGCCTGTGTTTCAAGGCGTACCACCCACTGGACTGCAAATCCTACAATCGTATCATCCGGCTCTTCACCTTGAGCATCGGCTTGACCTACCTCAAGAGCGCCCTGGACCCCATCATCTACATTTTCTCCAGCGCAATGTTTTGTGCTGCTCTAAAGAAGTCCTtcagcttcaggaggaggagacagatggAAGGAGTCACTCAGCATTGA
- the LOC115398881 gene encoding hydroxycarboxylic acid receptor 2-like: MESVNVSTEMETNTSIHCLNTQHSTDRGVHVFLQIVLITEMIVGLPGSILALWIFCFRLKVWKTHVFFLFNLLLADFLLLASVPFRIDTHLRGDDWVLGRLWCSINLFMLSVNRSASIAFMTVVALDRYFKVVHPHHCISRISLIQARWLSALMWITVTLFRIPLLTTDTLHTNGNVSLCRTFHSYKVTPAAMKVHYVAFTAEFFLPWLLLLFCSFRITSHLRQREMDKQKRVQRAIQAVFVISAVFTFCFMPSVITGLLGLCFKAYHPLDCKSYNRISQLFTMCIGLTYLNSALDPIIYIFSSAMFRVALKKSFRFKKTPQQFHKC; this comes from the coding sequence ATGGAATCTGTGAATGTTTCCACTGAGATGGAAACCAACACTTCAATACATTGTCTGAACACGCAGCACAGCACTGATCGAGGAGTACACGTGTTCCTACAGATTGTCTTGATCACTGAGATGATCGTGGGCTTGCCAGGAAGCATACTTGCtttgtggattttctgtttCCGTCTGAAAGTCTGGAAAACCCacgttttcttcctcttcaacctgctgctggctgactTCCTGCTCCTCGCCAGCGTGCCCTTCCGCATCGACACCCACCTGCGAGGGGACGACTGGGTGCTTGGACGACTGTGGTGCTCCATCAACCTCTTCATGCTGTCTGTCAATCGCTCTGCCAGCATTGCCTTCATGACTGTTGTGGCGTTGGACCGTTACTTCAAGGTGGTCCACCCCCACCACTGCATCAGCCGAATCAGTCTAATCCAGGCACGCTGGCTTTCTGCGCTCATGTGGATTACCGTGACTCTTTTTCGGATTCCCCTTTTGACCACCGACACTCTACACACAAATGGAAATGTCTCCCTGTGTCGTACGTTTCATTCTTATAAAGTAACCCCGGCAGCAATGAAGGTTCATTATGTGGCCTTCACCGCAGAGTTCTTCCTGCCCTGGCTCTTGCtgcttttctgctcttttcGGATCACCTCCCACCTCCGCCAGCGGGAAATGGACAAGCAGAAGAGGGTCCAGAGGGCCATTCAGGCAGTGTTTGTGATTAGTGCGGTGTTCACCTTCTGCTTCATGCCAAGTGTTATCACAGGCTTGCTGGGCCTGTGTTTCAAGGCGTACCACCCACTGGACTGCAAATCCTACAATCGTATCAGCCAGCTCTTCACCATGTGCATCGGCTTGACCTACCTCAACAGTGCTCTGGACCCCATCATCTACATTTTCTCCAGCGCAATGTTTCGTGTTGCTCTAAAGAAGTCCTTCAGATTCAAGAAGACTCCTCAACAATTCCATAAATGCTGA
- the LOC115399240 gene encoding transmembrane protein 229B-like, protein MSEPDEGGNSSSSDGGKDGNKDDDVVPSPPPAKKERLSRRRLEHQPHLTVLLTEIQASGELEARLCRELQREQRDERHAHQEEWRLHQQFLEGEAGGVVEDEASADVGVPARPLSPALRLYVYALHGCLCEVVFTAVLDWCSSRDSRLPGHSSLWALPMYATAIYLMENFRSRLLAQSRPLLVRLTAYTLFIYLWEFSWGSALRLLGACPWDYSGYRYNVGGLVTLEYALPWTVAAFIAEQHVIRNTLRIRLHC, encoded by the exons ATGAGCGAGCCAGATGAAGgaggcaacagcagcagcagtgatggaggcaAAGATGGAAACAAGGATGATGATGTGGtaccttcacctcctcccgcCAAGAAGGAGCGACTGT ccaggaggaggctggagcaccaaCCACACTTGACGGTGCTCCTGACAGAAATCcaggcttcaggtgagctgGAGGCACGACTGTGCAGGGAGCTGCAACGCGAGCAGCGTGACGAACGGCACGCCCATCAGGAGGAGTGGCGTCTGCACCAGCAGTTCCTTGAAGGCGAAGCAG GAGGCGTCGTTGAGGACGAGGCCTCGGCAGATGTCGGCGTTCCGGCCCGGCCTCTCTCCCCCGCGCTGCGTCTCTACGTGTACGCGCTGCACGGCTGCCTGTGCGAGGTGGTGTTCACGGCCGTGTTGGACTGGTGCAGCAGCCGGGACAGCAGGCTGCCGGGCCACAGCAGTCTGTGGGCGCTGCCGATGTACGCCACCGCCATCTACCTCATGGAGAACTTCAGATCCCGGCTGCTCGCCCAgagtcgccccctgctggtgcgGCTGACGGCCTACACGCTGTTCATCTACCTGTGGGAGTTCAGCTGGGGCTCGGCGCTGAGGCTGCTGGGGGCCTGTCCCTGGGATTACTCGGGTTATAGGTACAATGTGGGCGGGCTGGTGACTCTGGAGTACGCACTGCCCTGGACTGTGGCGGCATTCATAGCAGAGCAGCACGTGATCAGGAACACTCTGAGGATCAGACTGCACTGCTGA
- the LOC115398882 gene encoding 3-hydroxyanthranilate 3,4-dioxygenase-like: MSNSSLLVNVENWITENQNAFLPPVCNKLMHFSQLLIMFVGGPNTRKDYHIEEGEELFYQLKGDMCLKVIENGKHKDVHIKEGEMFLLPARIPHSPQRQANTVGLVVERRRLLTETDCLRYFVDNTTDTLFERWFYCQNLGTQLVPIIKEFMASEQSKTGKPDPNDVFRDPPFQLNTMNVMSPFSFKDWLEKHRPSLSSGKQIDMFGAQFETEVIVFGPGLTDTTVRQSDVWIWQLEGSSKVIQTEKEFTLSAGGSLLIPEHSQYQWKRDNGTVALCVIQNPERKRP, encoded by the exons ATGAGCAACAGTTCTCTTCTCGTGAATGTGGAGAACTGGATCACGGAGAACCAGAATGCTTTTCTGCCACCGGTGTGCAACAAGCTCAT GCACTTTTCTCAGTTACTCATCATGTTTGTCGGCGGGCCGAACACCCGGAAGGATTATCACATCGAGGAAGGAGAAGAG CTGTTCTACCAGCTGAAGGGAGACATGTGTCTGAAGGTGATCgaaaatggaaaacacaagGATGTGCACATCAAAGAAGGAGAG ATGTTTCTGCTCCCTGCTCGGATTCCCCACTCCCCCCAGAGGCAGGCCAACacggtggggctggtggtggagAGGAGACGCCTGCTGACCGAGACCGACTGCCTGAG ATACTTTGTGGACAACACCACTGACACCCTGTTTGAGAGATGGTTCTACTGTCAGAATCTGGGAACCCAACTGGTGCCAATAATCAAAGA GTTCATGGCTTCAGAGCagtcaaaaacaggaaaacccGATCCGA ATGACGTTTTCAGAGATCCTCCGTTCCAGCTGAACACCATGAACGTCATGTCGCCCTTCTCCTTCAAAGACTGGCTGGAGAAACACCGGCCGTCCCTGAGCAGTGGAAAGCAGATCGACATGTTTGGAGCTCAGTTTGAGACTGAG GTAATTGTTTTTGGACCTGGACTGACCGACACGACAGTGCGACAGAGCGATGTTTGGATTTGGCAGCTG GAGGGATCCTCTAAAGTCATTCAGACTGAGAAGGAGTTCACTCTTTCTGCGGGAGGCAGTTTGCTCATACCTGAGCACAGCCA ATACCAGTGGAAGAGAGATAATGGGACTGTTGCCTTGTGCGTGATTCAAAACCCAGAGCGCAAGAGACCTTAA
- the LOC115398872 gene encoding poly(A) polymerase gamma-like isoform X3, with amino-acid sequence MKEMSSNMPGGQQPQKHYGITSAISLAPPRDIDHQYTQKLCDAMKPFGVFEDEEELNHRLAVLGKLNNFVKEWIAEISELKNLPPSAISCVGGKIFTFGSYRLGVHTKGADIDALCVAPRHVERTDFFQSFFEKLKQHEEIKDLRAVEDAFVPVIKFKFDGIEIDLLFARLALQSIPDNLDLRGDSILRNLDIRCIRSLNGCRVTDEILYLVPNKENFRLTLRAIKLWAKRRGIYSNMLGFLGGVSWAMLVARTCQLYPNAVAATLVHKFFLVFSKWEWPNPVLLKQPEESNLNLPVWDPRVNPSDRYHLMPIITPAYPQQNSTYNVSTSTRTIMSEEFKYGLSVTDEILQGKAEWSKLFEPPSFFQKYK; translated from the exons ATGAAAGAAATGTCGAG CAACATGCCTGGTGGGCAGCAGCCGCAGAAACACTATGGCATCACCTCTGCCATCAGCCTCGCCCCCCCAAGAGACATAGACCACCAGTACACCCAGAAGCTCTGCGACGCCATGAAACCTTTTGGAGTTTTTGAGGATGAGGAAGAACTGAACCACAG aCTTGCAGTTCTTGGGAAGCTAAATAACTTTGTGAAAGAATGGATCGCAGAGATCAGTGAATTAAAG AACCTTCCACCGTCGGCCATCAGCTGCGTCGGGGGAAAGATATTCACGTTTGGTTCCTACAGACTCGGCGTGCACACAAAAG GAGCCGATATCGATGCCTTGTGTGTGGCTCCTCGCCACGTAGAGAGGACCGACTTTTTCCAGTCTTTCTTTGAGAAATTGAAACAACATGAAGAGATTAAAGATCTCAGG GCTGTTGAAGATGCTTTTGTACCTGTCATAAAATTCAAATTTGATGGAATTGAG ATCGACCTGCTTTTTGCCAGACTGGCCTTACAGTCCATTCCAGACAACCTGGACCTGAGGGGAGACTCCATCCTGAGGAACTTGGACATCCGGTGTATCCGCAGCCTTAACG GTTGTCGAGTGACGGATGAGATTTTGTACCTGGTgccaaacaaagaaaacttcaggctgacgctgagAGCCATCAAGCTGTGGGCCAAGC GTCGAGGGATCTACTCCAACATGCTGGGCTTCCTGGGTGGAGTCTCGTGGGCCATGCTGGTGGCCCGGACCTGCCAGCTCTACCCCAACGCCGTCGCCGCCACGCTCGTTCATAAGTTCTTCTTGGTCTTCTCCAAATG GGAGTGGCCGAATCCGGTGCTATTGAAACAGCCTGAGGAGAGTAATCTGAATTTACCAGTGTGGGACCCCAGA GTGAACCCGTCTGACAGATACCACCTGATGCCCATCATCACGCCCGCCTACCCCCAGCAGAACTCCACCTACAACGTCTCCACGTCGACCCGCACCATCATGAGCGAGGAGTTCAAATATG gccTCAGCGTCACCGACGAGATCCTTCAAGGCAAAGCCGAGTGGTCCAAACTGTTCGAGCCCCCCAGCTTCTTCCAAAAGTACAAGTAG
- the LOC115398872 gene encoding poly(A) polymerase gamma-like isoform X4 produces the protein MKEMSSNMPGGQQPQKHYGITSAISLAPPRDIDHQYTQKLCDAMKPFGVFEDEEELNHRLAVLGKLNNFVKEWIAEISELKNLPPSAISCVGGKIFTFGSYRLGVHTKGADIDALCVAPRHVERTDFFQSFFEKLKQHEEIKDLRAVEDAFVPVIKFKFDGIEIDLLFARLALQSIPDNLDLRGDSILRNLDIRCIRSLNGCRVTDEILYLVPNKENFRLTLRAIKLWAKRRGIYSNMLGFLGGVSWAMLVARTCQLYPNAVAATLVHKFFLVFSKW, from the exons ATGAAAGAAATGTCGAG CAACATGCCTGGTGGGCAGCAGCCGCAGAAACACTATGGCATCACCTCTGCCATCAGCCTCGCCCCCCCAAGAGACATAGACCACCAGTACACCCAGAAGCTCTGCGACGCCATGAAACCTTTTGGAGTTTTTGAGGATGAGGAAGAACTGAACCACAG aCTTGCAGTTCTTGGGAAGCTAAATAACTTTGTGAAAGAATGGATCGCAGAGATCAGTGAATTAAAG AACCTTCCACCGTCGGCCATCAGCTGCGTCGGGGGAAAGATATTCACGTTTGGTTCCTACAGACTCGGCGTGCACACAAAAG GAGCCGATATCGATGCCTTGTGTGTGGCTCCTCGCCACGTAGAGAGGACCGACTTTTTCCAGTCTTTCTTTGAGAAATTGAAACAACATGAAGAGATTAAAGATCTCAGG GCTGTTGAAGATGCTTTTGTACCTGTCATAAAATTCAAATTTGATGGAATTGAG ATCGACCTGCTTTTTGCCAGACTGGCCTTACAGTCCATTCCAGACAACCTGGACCTGAGGGGAGACTCCATCCTGAGGAACTTGGACATCCGGTGTATCCGCAGCCTTAACG GTTGTCGAGTGACGGATGAGATTTTGTACCTGGTgccaaacaaagaaaacttcaggctgacgctgagAGCCATCAAGCTGTGGGCCAAGC GTCGAGGGATCTACTCCAACATGCTGGGCTTCCTGGGTGGAGTCTCGTGGGCCATGCTGGTGGCCCGGACCTGCCAGCTCTACCCCAACGCCGTCGCCGCCACGCTCGTTCATAAGTTCTTCTTGGTCTTCTCCAAATGGTGA